From one Acidobacteriota bacterium genomic stretch:
- the accB gene encoding acetyl-CoA carboxylase biotin carboxyl carrier protein — MDLDAINKLIDTLIEKQIDEFELEEEGRRIRIRRSAATPVPPPLAPAVGGASALRSAEREAGPQPSSSVPAPTEETGLLTITSPIVGTYYDAPAPGAPEFVHIGDTVSSGQVLCIIEAMKLMNEIEAEQGGTIIKKLVSNGQPVEFGQPLLLLRPSN, encoded by the coding sequence ATGGACCTTGACGCCATCAACAAACTCATCGACACGTTAATCGAAAAACAGATTGACGAATTCGAGTTGGAAGAAGAAGGCCGCCGCATCCGTATTCGCCGCAGCGCCGCAACGCCCGTGCCCCCACCGCTAGCACCGGCTGTAGGCGGCGCTAGCGCCCTGCGTAGCGCAGAGCGCGAAGCAGGGCCTCAACCGTCCAGTTCTGTCCCCGCTCCCACCGAAGAGACCGGTCTCCTCACCATCACCTCGCCCATCGTCGGCACCTACTACGACGCGCCCGCGCCCGGTGCGCCCGAATTTGTGCATATAGGCGACACCGTCTCGTCCGGCCAGGTGCTCTGCATCATCGAGGCCATGAAGTTGATGAACGAAATTGAAGCCGAGCAGGGGGGCACGATAATCAAAAAGCTGGTCTCCAACGGCCAGCCGGTCGAGTTCGGCCAGCCGCTGCTGCTGCTCCGGCCCAGCAATTAG
- the accC gene encoding acetyl-CoA carboxylase biotin carboxylase subunit, with translation MFKKILIANRGEIAVRVICACKEMGIRTVAIYSEADRHALHVRFADEAICVGPPRPAQSYLNVPAVVSAAEITNVDAIHPGYGFLSENANFAEVCETSHIKFIGPRPEVIRVMGEKERARAAAKKAGIPILPGSDGVLADAAQALKVAEDIGYPVMIKASAGGGGRGMRMVRSPEELPSLFSAAQTEAANAFGCGDLYMEKLVVEPRHIEFQILGDEHGRVIHLGERECSIQRRHQKLVEESPSTAVAPELRQKMGKIVTEAMVNIGYTNAGTIEFLMDKSGALYFIEMNTRLQVEHAVTEMVTGVDLVKAQIRVAAGEKLENILTVPKGQTGLLPHGHAIECRINAENPVNFTPSAGKVTALNLPGGIGIRVDSYMYAEGVVPPYYDSLVAKLVAYGNDRSEAIARMQRALDMFVVQGIETSIPLHKKILAEADFQAGRLSTAFMDRFMPVKKQSAVSHQPSA, from the coding sequence ATGTTCAAGAAAATTCTGATCGCCAACCGGGGCGAGATCGCCGTGCGCGTGATCTGCGCCTGCAAGGAAATGGGCATCCGGACCGTGGCCATTTACTCGGAGGCCGACCGCCATGCCCTGCACGTGCGCTTTGCCGACGAAGCCATCTGCGTCGGTCCGCCGCGCCCGGCGCAAAGCTATCTGAACGTGCCTGCCGTGGTCAGCGCCGCGGAAATCACCAACGTGGATGCGATCCATCCCGGCTACGGCTTCCTGTCTGAGAACGCCAATTTCGCAGAAGTGTGCGAAACCAGCCATATCAAGTTCATCGGCCCCCGGCCGGAAGTGATCCGGGTGATGGGCGAGAAGGAGCGGGCGCGCGCGGCCGCCAAAAAGGCCGGCATCCCGATCCTCCCCGGCTCGGATGGCGTGCTGGCAGACGCGGCGCAAGCGCTGAAAGTGGCCGAAGACATCGGCTACCCGGTGATGATCAAAGCTTCCGCGGGCGGCGGCGGCCGCGGTATGCGCATGGTGCGCTCGCCCGAGGAGCTGCCCAGCCTGTTTTCGGCGGCGCAGACCGAAGCCGCCAACGCCTTCGGCTGCGGCGACCTCTACATGGAAAAACTGGTCGTCGAACCGCGCCATATCGAGTTCCAGATTCTGGGCGATGAGCACGGCCGCGTCATTCACCTGGGCGAACGCGAGTGCAGCATCCAGCGCCGCCACCAGAAGCTGGTCGAAGAATCTCCCTCCACCGCGGTGGCCCCCGAACTGCGGCAAAAGATGGGTAAGATCGTGACCGAAGCCATGGTCAACATTGGCTACACCAATGCGGGCACGATCGAGTTTCTGATGGACAAAAGCGGCGCGCTCTACTTCATCGAGATGAACACCCGCCTGCAGGTCGAGCATGCCGTCACCGAGATGGTCACCGGCGTCGATCTGGTGAAAGCGCAAATCCGCGTGGCCGCGGGTGAAAAGCTGGAGAACATCCTGACCGTGCCCAAGGGCCAGACCGGTCTGCTGCCGCACGGCCATGCCATCGAGTGCCGCATCAACGCCGAAAACCCGGTTAACTTCACGCCCTCGGCCGGCAAAGTGACGGCGCTCAATCTGCCCGGCGGCATCGGCATCCGCGTGGATTCCTACATGTACGCCGAAGGCGTAGTGCCACCCTATTACGACTCGCTGGTGGCCAAGCTCGTGGCCTACGGCAACGACCGCAGTGAGGCGATTGCCCGCATGCAGCGCGCGCTCGATATGTTCGTGGTGCAGGGCATCGAGACTTCGATTCCACTGCATAAGAAGATCCTGGCGGAAGCGGATTTTCAGGCCGGGCGGCTTTCCACTGCCTTCATGGACCGCTTCATGCCGGTCAAGAAGCAGTCTGCCGTCAGCCATCAGCCATCAGCTTGA
- a CDS encoding rhomboid family intramembrane serine protease, whose translation MSPLSPKWQFKLNRLRNRWEQWKGGLRQTEQAVTATNKMCPSCRAFVPRGKAVCPYCGQRLKVFGTGPTGKLLKRAMPSAVPVTGILILANFVMFIIEYAVSGVPLLTHLMSSPSGAATMRLGESLPLGYLVLPSPYHAQYWRWITACFLHAGILHIGFNMWALYDIGQIVESFYGGAKFLFLYIVTGIFGYIVSSYCGYVSLGASGAIFGILGVMIAYGVRRSHTAQGRELRSVAMRWAIYALILAFVIPHVDNAAHLGGLAAGFALGMLVGDDPPLTEAQTRRWAVVAMVVIAVVVVAFYLMATWTHLPRV comes from the coding sequence ATGTCTCCGCTTTCACCGAAGTGGCAATTCAAGCTGAACCGCCTGCGTAACCGCTGGGAACAGTGGAAGGGCGGACTGCGCCAGACCGAGCAGGCGGTTACTGCGACCAACAAGATGTGCCCCTCCTGCCGCGCCTTTGTGCCGCGCGGCAAAGCCGTGTGCCCGTATTGCGGGCAGCGGCTCAAAGTGTTCGGCACCGGCCCCACCGGCAAGCTGCTGAAGCGCGCCATGCCGAGCGCGGTTCCGGTGACCGGCATTCTGATTCTCGCCAACTTCGTAATGTTCATCATCGAGTATGCGGTGAGCGGTGTTCCGCTGCTGACGCACCTGATGTCGAGCCCCAGCGGTGCAGCGACCATGCGGCTGGGCGAAAGCCTGCCGCTGGGCTATCTGGTGCTGCCTTCGCCCTACCACGCCCAGTACTGGCGCTGGATCACGGCGTGCTTTCTGCACGCCGGCATCCTGCATATTGGTTTCAACATGTGGGCGCTGTACGACATCGGGCAGATCGTGGAATCGTTTTACGGGGGCGCGAAGTTCCTGTTTCTGTACATCGTCACCGGCATTTTCGGCTACATCGTTTCCAGCTATTGCGGCTACGTCAGCCTGGGGGCGTCGGGGGCTATTTTCGGCATTTTGGGCGTGATGATCGCCTACGGTGTGCGCCGCAGCCACACCGCCCAAGGCCGCGAGCTGCGCAGTGTCGCGATGCGCTGGGCGATTTACGCGCTGATTCTCGCCTTCGTGATTCCGCACGTCGACAACGCTGCGCACCTCGGCGGTCTAGCCGCCGGCTTCGCGCTGGGCATGCTGGTGGGCGATGATCCCCCGCTCACCGAAGCGCAAACGCGGCGCTGGGCCGTGGTGGCGATGGTGGTGATCGCGGTCGTGGTCGTGGCGTTTTATCTCATGGCGACCTGGACACACCTGCCGCGGGTGTGA
- the dnaB gene encoding replicative DNA helicase — translation MAIADQLAEKGLPSNVTAERSVLGAILLDSFHYFSTADVLTPDDFHLDAHRKIYRAMRELASKSVAIDFITLGEELERQHDLEAVGGHLYLTTLTEGLPRTLNAEHYARIVKARSVERELLGVAQEMTQAVLAGETGDAVLELAQQRIFAIAVDRVQEGLTSVSDLTGDIIAKLDQLHGQEISGLHTGFERLDEITTGLQPSDLVIIAGRPSMGKTSFAMNIVTNAGLRYGKTAAVFSLEMSKVQLVLRILCSEARVNAKKLRSGYLGREDIAALTDVAGKLAQAAIYIDDTSGIDLATMRAKCRRLAAELAAQNPPRKLDLVALDYLQLMGSSGRAENRNLEVSAMSRGLKILAKELNCPVIVLSQLSRAPEQRTGSHRPMLSDLRESGAIEQDADLVMFIYRDEVYNKGSDDQGKAEILIEKQRNGPTGMIKLAFLRDFTRFENLADDYEG, via the coding sequence ATGGCGATTGCGGATCAGCTCGCGGAAAAAGGTTTGCCCTCCAACGTCACCGCGGAGCGGTCGGTGCTGGGCGCCATCCTGCTCGACAGCTTCCACTATTTCTCCACCGCCGACGTGCTCACGCCGGATGATTTTCATCTCGATGCCCACCGCAAAATCTACCGCGCCATGCGCGAACTGGCGTCGAAAAGCGTCGCCATCGACTTCATTACGCTGGGCGAGGAGCTGGAGCGGCAGCATGACCTCGAAGCCGTCGGCGGCCATCTCTACCTCACCACGCTCACCGAAGGGCTGCCGCGCACCCTCAACGCCGAGCATTACGCCCGCATCGTCAAGGCACGTTCGGTCGAGCGCGAGCTCCTGGGCGTCGCGCAGGAGATGACCCAGGCGGTGCTCGCCGGCGAAACCGGCGACGCCGTGCTGGAGCTGGCGCAGCAGCGCATCTTCGCCATCGCCGTCGACCGCGTGCAGGAGGGGCTGACCAGCGTCAGCGACCTCACCGGCGACATCATCGCCAAGCTCGACCAGTTGCACGGCCAGGAGATCAGCGGCCTGCACACCGGCTTTGAAAGACTCGATGAGATCACCACCGGCCTGCAGCCATCGGATTTGGTCATCATCGCCGGCCGCCCCTCCATGGGCAAGACCAGTTTCGCCATGAACATCGTCACCAACGCCGGCCTGCGCTACGGCAAAACTGCGGCGGTGTTCTCGCTGGAAATGTCGAAAGTGCAGCTCGTGCTGCGCATTCTCTGCTCCGAGGCCCGCGTCAACGCCAAAAAGTTGCGCAGCGGCTATCTCGGCCGCGAGGACATCGCCGCCCTCACCGATGTGGCTGGCAAGCTGGCGCAGGCCGCCATTTACATTGACGACACCTCCGGCATCGACCTCGCCACGATGCGCGCCAAGTGCCGCCGCCTGGCGGCCGAGCTGGCCGCCCAGAATCCGCCGCGCAAACTCGATCTGGTGGCGCTCGACTACCTGCAGTTGATGGGCTCCAGCGGCCGCGCCGAGAACCGCAACCTCGAAGTCTCCGCCATGTCGCGCGGCCTGAAAATTCTCGCCAAGGAGCTGAACTGCCCCGTCATCGTGCTCTCGCAGTTAAGCCGCGCACCCGAGCAGCGCACCGGCTCGCACCGGCCCATGCTCAGCGATCTGCGCGAATCCGGCGCCATCGAGCAGGACGCCGACCTGGTGATGTTCATCTACCGCGACGAAGTTTATAACAAAGGCAGCGACGATCAGGGCAAAGCCGAGATCCTGATTGAAAAGCAGCGCAACGGCCCCACCGGCATGATCAAGCTCGCCTTCCTGCGCGACTTCACCCGCTTCGAAAACCTCGCCGACGATTACGAAGGGTAA
- a CDS encoding peptidylprolyl isomerase, translated as MPTAAQSGLYAHFSTSQGDFTARLFEQEAPNTVANFVGLAEGSKEFSDPKSGAKTKRPFYDGLIFHRVIPDFMIQGGCPQGTGTGGPGYKFGDEFHPSLNHSQPGMLSMANAGPGTNGSQFFVTVAPTTWLDRKHSVFGQVVEGYDVVEKISKTPRDGQDRPKIPVVMHKVTIERVG; from the coding sequence ATGCCGACTGCTGCCCAATCCGGTCTTTACGCCCATTTTTCAACTTCCCAGGGCGATTTCACGGCGCGTCTGTTCGAGCAGGAAGCGCCAAACACGGTCGCCAATTTTGTCGGGCTGGCGGAAGGCAGCAAAGAATTCAGCGATCCGAAGTCGGGCGCGAAGACCAAGCGCCCGTTCTACGACGGCTTGATTTTTCACCGCGTCATCCCGGACTTCATGATTCAGGGCGGCTGCCCGCAGGGCACGGGCACCGGCGGGCCGGGCTATAAGTTCGGCGACGAATTTCACCCCAGCCTCAACCATTCCCAGCCGGGCATGCTCTCGATGGCCAATGCCGGCCCGGGCACCAACGGTTCGCAGTTTTTTGTGACGGTAGCGCCCACGACCTGGCTCGACCGCAAGCACAGCGTGTTCGGGCAAGTGGTGGAAGGCTACGATGTCGTCGAGAAGATTTCTAAAACGCCGCGCGATGGACAGGACCGTCCCAAGATCCCGGTTGTGATGCACAAGGTCACCATCGAGCGCGTCGGCTAG
- the trxB gene encoding thioredoxin-disulfide reductase, translating to MATTRNVVILGSGCSGLTAAIYCGRAGLEPLVVEGHESGGQLSLTTLVENFPGFPEGIQGPQLIENMRAQATSFGTTFVSGDVIAAKLKQQPIELTLDDQPEPLRTRSLIIASGARARWLGLESEQALIGHGVSSCATCDGFFFRGKDIVVVGGGDSAMEEALFLTRFASSVTIVHRRDEFRASKIMLDRARAHEKIRWVTGAAITEVLDPARKEVSAIRLESTNDSKRQWELPTAAVFLGIGHEPNTKPFVGQLPTDAAGYLVTTDYVHTPIPGVYASGDVQDRRYRQAITAAGSGCMAAMEAEKYLGEHHG from the coding sequence ATGGCGACTACACGCAACGTGGTGATCCTGGGATCGGGCTGCTCCGGGCTGACGGCGGCCATTTACTGTGGCCGCGCGGGGCTGGAGCCGCTCGTGGTCGAAGGCCACGAGAGCGGCGGCCAGTTGAGCCTGACGACACTGGTTGAGAATTTTCCAGGCTTCCCCGAAGGCATCCAGGGCCCGCAGTTGATCGAAAACATGCGCGCTCAGGCCACCTCGTTTGGCACGACGTTTGTCTCCGGGGACGTCATCGCCGCCAAGCTCAAACAGCAGCCGATTGAGTTGACGCTCGACGATCAGCCGGAGCCGCTGCGCACCCGCTCGCTCATCATCGCCAGCGGCGCACGCGCGCGCTGGTTGGGTCTGGAGAGCGAACAGGCGCTGATCGGCCATGGGGTCTCAAGCTGCGCCACCTGCGACGGCTTCTTCTTCCGCGGCAAAGACATTGTCGTTGTCGGCGGTGGCGACTCGGCCATGGAAGAGGCGCTGTTCCTCACCCGCTTCGCCTCTTCGGTCACAATTGTCCATCGCCGCGACGAGTTCCGCGCCTCGAAAATCATGCTCGACCGCGCCCGCGCGCATGAAAAAATCCGCTGGGTCACCGGCGCCGCGATCACCGAAGTACTCGATCCCGCCAGGAAAGAAGTCAGCGCCATCCGCCTCGAGTCCACCAACGACAGCAAACGGCAATGGGAGCTGCCCACGGCGGCCGTCTTCCTCGGCATCGGCCACGAGCCCAACACCAAGCCCTTCGTTGGCCAGCTTCCCACCGACGCCGCTGGCTACCTGGTGACCACCGATTACGTGCACACGCCCATTCCCGGCGTCTACGCCTCCGGCGACGTGCAGGACCGCCGCTACCGCCAGGCCATCACCGCCGCCGGCAGCGGCTGCATGGCCGCCATGGAAGCCGAGAAGTATTTGGGCGAACACCACGGCTAG
- a CDS encoding amino acid permease, whose protein sequence is MATDRASPQNAADTGSGTVKALGLTSATTIVMGIMIGSGIFVVSPEIAREVGSPGLLMLVWVITGIMTLMGALCYGELAAAMPQAGGQYVYLREALGSLWGFLFGWTLFLVIQTGTIAAVCVAFAKYLGVLYPHAISDAPFMHIFGLGINPEELVAIAVILFLTWLNTRGVKSGALVQNVFTFAKIIALAGLILLGLVIARNVSVIEANFAHFWHDFFSGFWGHGLYNLTGAANGKLVSTATIVAVFAALVGSLFSSDSWNNVTYTAGEIKNPRRNLPLSLAIGTITVTVLYLLANLAYLCVLHFNEIAHAPEDRVASAMLGALYGHTGAVLIAAAILISTFGCTNGLILAGPRVFQAMAKDGLFFRKAATLNARHVPATALWIQGIWACGLCLSGTYTDLLNYVMFTEFIFYILTISSLFVLRRKQPHLERPYKVIAYPWLPAIYILLAAFFAAVVLWVFPRYSGSGLILVLIGVPVFYIWRRRNKPPESNAPASAKVS, encoded by the coding sequence ATGGCCACCGATCGCGCCTCTCCCCAAAACGCCGCCGACACCGGCTCCGGCACCGTCAAAGCCCTGGGGCTGACCAGCGCCACCACCATCGTGATGGGCATCATGATCGGCTCGGGCATTTTTGTTGTTTCCCCCGAGATTGCGCGCGAAGTCGGCTCGCCCGGCTTGCTGATGCTGGTCTGGGTAATCACCGGCATCATGACGCTGATGGGCGCGCTCTGCTACGGCGAGCTGGCGGCCGCCATGCCGCAAGCCGGCGGGCAGTACGTCTACCTGCGCGAAGCGCTGGGCTCGCTCTGGGGCTTTCTATTCGGCTGGACGCTGTTTCTGGTCATTCAGACCGGCACCATCGCCGCAGTCTGCGTCGCTTTCGCCAAGTACCTCGGCGTGCTCTACCCACACGCGATTTCCGACGCCCCCTTCATGCACATCTTCGGACTGGGCATCAATCCCGAGGAGCTGGTGGCGATTGCCGTCATTCTGTTTCTCACCTGGCTGAACACGCGTGGCGTAAAGTCAGGCGCGCTGGTGCAGAACGTCTTTACCTTCGCCAAGATCATCGCCCTCGCCGGTCTCATTCTGCTGGGCCTGGTGATCGCGCGCAATGTCTCCGTCATTGAAGCCAACTTCGCCCACTTCTGGCATGACTTCTTCTCGGGCTTCTGGGGTCACGGCCTCTACAACCTGACGGGCGCGGCGAATGGCAAGCTGGTCTCCACGGCCACCATCGTGGCCGTATTTGCGGCCCTCGTCGGTTCGCTATTCTCCTCCGACTCCTGGAACAACGTCACCTACACTGCCGGCGAGATAAAAAATCCGCGCCGCAATCTGCCGCTGTCGCTGGCCATCGGCACCATTACCGTGACCGTGCTGTACCTGCTGGCCAACCTCGCGTATTTGTGCGTGTTGCATTTCAACGAAATCGCGCACGCACCCGAAGATCGCGTGGCCTCCGCGATGTTGGGCGCCCTCTACGGCCACACCGGCGCGGTGCTGATTGCAGCCGCCATCCTGATCTCGACCTTCGGCTGCACCAACGGCCTGATCCTGGCCGGCCCGCGCGTGTTCCAGGCGATGGCCAAAGACGGCCTGTTTTTCCGCAAGGCGGCGACGCTCAACGCCCGCCACGTGCCCGCGACCGCGCTTTGGATTCAGGGCATCTGGGCGTGCGGGCTCTGCCTGTCGGGCACCTACACCGATTTGTTGAACTATGTGATGTTCACCGAGTTCATCTTTTACATTCTGACCATCAGCAGCCTGTTCGTGCTGCGCCGCAAGCAGCCGCATCTGGAGCGGCCCTATAAAGTCATCGCCTATCCCTGGCTGCCGGCAATCTATATTCTGCTGGCAGCGTTTTTCGCTGCCGTAGTGCTGTGGGTTTTTCCCCGCTACTCGGGCAGCGGCCTCATTCTGGTGTTGATTGGAGTTCCGGTGTTTTACATCTGGCGGCGCAGGAACAAGCCGCCGGAGAGCAACGCTCCTGCTTCAGCTAAGGTAAGCTAG
- a CDS encoding aminopeptidase P family protein produces MQYRKRQARARQRMERGGVEALLISHLPNVRYLCGFSGSNALLLLAPTQTILFTDGRYREQARTEVMGASVVVPPKGDLWKAAAAKAAKLKRVGLDSDHVTVTQRSRWLASWSGRAAGLKSASGWIEPLRAVKDPEEIEAIERAVRLASSAFAPTLKRCRPGVSETELAGWLEFNLRRAGGEGLAFETILAGGAHGALVHAQPGRQPLPHRGRRQLGGARNASGRTLPGFEARAPSDQRERPGQKVASHFVVMDYGVVLAGYHSDMTRTVHLGRPDRKAQTVYRAVLEAQLAAIAAVRPGVTGATVDAAARSVLRQAGFARYFPHSTGHGVGLEIHEAPRIASTATGENDRLQTGQVVTIEPGVYIPGWGGVRIEDVVLVTAQGAKVLTPTPKDLIVL; encoded by the coding sequence ATGCAATATCGAAAGAGGCAGGCCAGAGCACGTCAGCGGATGGAGCGCGGCGGCGTCGAGGCGCTGCTGATCTCCCACCTGCCGAACGTCCGCTATCTGTGCGGCTTCAGCGGCTCGAACGCACTGCTGCTACTGGCCCCCACGCAAACGATTCTTTTTACCGATGGCCGCTACCGCGAGCAGGCACGCACGGAGGTGATGGGCGCGTCGGTTGTAGTTCCTCCGAAAGGCGATCTGTGGAAGGCGGCTGCCGCCAAAGCAGCCAAGCTCAAGCGCGTCGGCCTGGATAGCGACCACGTCACCGTCACCCAACGCTCCCGCTGGCTCGCAAGCTGGAGCGGCCGGGCGGCGGGGCTGAAGTCTGCCAGCGGCTGGATCGAACCATTGCGCGCCGTCAAGGATCCGGAAGAAATCGAAGCCATCGAGCGCGCGGTCCGGCTGGCCTCTTCGGCGTTCGCGCCAACCCTCAAGCGCTGCCGGCCGGGCGTTTCAGAAACGGAGCTGGCCGGATGGCTGGAGTTCAATCTGCGCCGCGCCGGAGGCGAAGGCCTGGCGTTCGAGACCATTCTGGCCGGGGGCGCCCATGGCGCGCTGGTACATGCTCAGCCGGGCCGGCAGCCGCTGCCGCACCGCGGCCGGCGGCAGCTTGGAGGAGCCCGGAACGCCAGCGGGCGGACCCTGCCGGGATTCGAAGCCCGCGCTCCAAGCGACCAACGGGAGCGACCAGGGCAAAAAGTGGCGAGCCACTTTGTGGTGATGGACTACGGCGTCGTCCTCGCCGGATACCACAGTGACATGACGCGCACCGTGCATCTGGGCCGGCCGGACCGCAAAGCGCAGACCGTGTATCGCGCCGTGCTCGAAGCCCAGCTTGCCGCCATTGCCGCGGTGCGGCCCGGTGTCACCGGCGCCACCGTCGATGCCGCCGCGCGGTCGGTATTGCGGCAAGCGGGCTTCGCCCGTTATTTCCCCCATTCCACCGGTCATGGCGTGGGCCTGGAAATTCACGAAGCGCCCCGCATTGCCTCAACCGCAACGGGCGAAAACGACCGTTTGCAAACCGGCCAGGTGGTCACGATCGAACCCGGCGTCTACATCCCCGGCTGGGGCGGGGTACGCATAGAAGACGTTGTGCTGGTGACCGCGCAGGGGGCAAAAGTATTGACTCCTACCCCCAAAGACCTCATCGTTCTTTAA
- a CDS encoding class I SAM-dependent methyltransferase translates to MASAVSPAELQRRERAYRERAVTHTGDRRVRYQWRIELEAVMRRLQPRPGMRVLDAGCGVGRMSCAALRRGAEVVSLDFALSRMRYLRTQAPKGSRPEPCQADLGHLPLAERSFDAVLCTQVLEHIPEPAARRALLRDFARLLRPGGRCLLTVYNFNQPIRRRGAPREGIHDSGIFFHCYEADELRDDLTPSFEVLEVCGLIHLLPHTWRWFPLLGPLARTIDHRLERASAFSSDWGHLLLAHARVSRR, encoded by the coding sequence GTGGCATCGGCGGTTTCACCGGCAGAGTTGCAGCGCCGCGAGCGCGCCTACCGCGAGCGTGCGGTAACGCACACCGGCGATCGGCGGGTGCGCTATCAGTGGCGAATCGAGCTGGAGGCAGTCATGCGCCGCTTGCAGCCGCGGCCCGGCATGCGGGTGCTCGATGCCGGCTGCGGTGTCGGCCGGATGAGCTGCGCGGCGCTGCGCCGCGGCGCCGAAGTCGTGTCGCTCGACTTCGCGCTCAGCCGCATGCGGTATTTGCGCACCCAGGCGCCAAAGGGTTCGCGTCCCGAGCCTTGCCAGGCCGATTTGGGCCATTTGCCGCTGGCCGAAAGATCGTTTGACGCGGTGCTCTGCACCCAGGTGCTCGAGCACATCCCTGAGCCTGCGGCCCGGCGCGCGTTGCTGCGGGATTTTGCGCGGCTGCTGCGGCCTGGCGGCCGTTGCCTGCTGACGGTTTATAACTTCAACCAGCCCATCCGGCGCCGGGGCGCGCCACGCGAGGGTATCCACGACAGCGGTATCTTCTTTCATTGTTACGAAGCGGATGAATTGCGCGACGACCTGACTCCGAGCTTCGAGGTGCTGGAAGTGTGCGGCCTCATCCACCTGCTGCCCCACACCTGGCGCTGGTTCCCGCTCCTGGGCCCACTCGCCCGCACCATCGACCACCGCCTCGAGCGCGCCTCTGCCTTCAGCAGCGACTGGGGGCATCTGCTGCTGGCGCACGCGCGCGTCAGCCGACGATGA
- a CDS encoding thiamine phosphate synthase, whose product MQPLYPILDVEAAAAGGHDLVACAQRFAALGLDLQQLRAKCLPDREFLDLAQRLAAVVPQLIINDRADIALLSGAAGVHVGQDDLPVTTVRALHLAAAWRSPERQRADPAGNRSAHSKRPTGATRANSGEPHWRVGASTHSLEQARATMAMNPDYLAIGPIYPTRTKRNPDPVVGCTMVRAMRELTDKPLVAIGGIQLHNCAAVWRAGADAVAVISGLWSADDPISAARQFLLAFARV is encoded by the coding sequence GTGCAGCCGTTGTACCCGATTCTGGACGTGGAAGCGGCCGCTGCCGGCGGCCATGATCTGGTGGCCTGCGCGCAGCGATTTGCCGCGCTCGGCCTCGATTTGCAGCAGCTTCGGGCCAAGTGTCTGCCCGACCGCGAATTTCTGGATCTCGCGCAGCGGCTCGCAGCCGTGGTGCCGCAGCTCATCATCAACGATCGCGCCGATATCGCGCTTCTGTCCGGCGCCGCAGGCGTGCACGTCGGCCAGGACGATCTGCCCGTCACCACGGTCCGCGCGCTTCATCTGGCGGCAGCTTGGAGGAGCCCCGAGCGCCAGCGGGCGGACCCTGCCGGCAATCGAAGCGCGCACTCCAAGCGACCAACGGGAGCGACCAGGGCAAATAGTGGCGAGCCACATTGGCGGGTGGGCGCTTCCACGCACTCGCTGGAACAGGCGCGCGCCACCATGGCCATGAATCCCGACTACCTCGCCATCGGCCCCATTTACCCAACCCGCACCAAGCGCAACCCCGACCCGGTGGTGGGTTGCACCATGGTGCGTGCCATGCGCGAGTTGACGGACAAGCCCCTCGTCGCCATCGGCGGCATTCAACTCCACAACTGCGCCGCCGTCTGGCGGGCGGGGGCGGATGCAGTGGCAGTCATCTCGGGCCTGTGGTCGGCCGACGATCCTATCAGTGCTGCGAGGCAATTCCTGCTTGCGTTTGCGCGGGTTTAA